The Syntrophorhabdaceae bacterium genome has a segment encoding these proteins:
- a CDS encoding glucose 1-dehydrogenase, protein MKLKNKVALITGAGSGIGRASALLFAGEGARVIVADIASEPAEEVVRIIRERGGEAIFAQADVASSAEIASMMSLAENRYGRLDILFNNAGFISKPLDEITEEEWRRGIDVMLTGPFLASKLAIPIMRKQGGGNILNTGSIGSLSAGGGKSPLYNLEKMSPAYTAAKGGLLLLTRFLARVLAHDHIRVNCICPGSVDTSILASADRDYDMSLFSRTAHIPMGRLGSAEEIAAVALFLVSDDASYITGVGLPIDGGVLA, encoded by the coding sequence TTGAAGTTGAAGAACAAAGTTGCACTCATTACAGGCGCCGGATCAGGGATTGGGAGAGCGAGCGCACTTCTCTTTGCCGGTGAAGGAGCACGTGTGATAGTAGCAGATATTGCAAGTGAACCGGCGGAAGAGGTTGTTCGTATAATAAGAGAGCGAGGAGGAGAAGCAATTTTTGCTCAGGCTGACGTCGCATCCTCGGCGGAGATTGCTTCTATGATGAGCTTAGCAGAGAACCGTTACGGCAGGCTCGATATTCTGTTCAACAATGCGGGTTTTATCTCCAAACCCTTGGACGAGATCACCGAAGAAGAATGGCGTAGGGGAATTGACGTCATGCTTACCGGACCGTTTCTTGCCAGCAAGCTTGCCATTCCCATCATGAGAAAACAGGGCGGTGGCAACATATTAAACACGGGGTCCATAGGATCTTTGAGTGCGGGCGGAGGAAAGAGCCCCCTTTACAATCTCGAAAAGATGAGCCCCGCATATACCGCGGCCAAGGGCGGTTTGCTCCTTCTGACAAGGTTTCTCGCCCGGGTTCTCGCTCACGACCATATACGGGTGAACTGCATTTGCCCGGGTTCAGTCGACACTTCTATTCTGGCATCAGCAGACAGGGATTACGATATGAGCCTTTTCTCACGGACTGCCCATATACCGATGGGAAGGCTGGGGAGTGCAGAAGAAATCGCCGCCGTGGCATTGTTTCTCGTGTCAGATGACGCGTCCTACATCACCGGGGTCGGCTTACCCATAGACGGTGGTGTTCTGGCGTAG